The following coding sequences lie in one Miscanthus floridulus cultivar M001 chromosome 9, ASM1932011v1, whole genome shotgun sequence genomic window:
- the LOC136481293 gene encoding aminopeptidase M1-B-like isoform X2, producing the protein MLMQKITRQGTLLLNTYDLIVRFEYHHVEHRLNCSSISHDGSLVVGGFSDSSVKVWDMSKIGQPAKMCIVEDSYALSVACKQTLTSLLRLLNAYNDESDYTVLSHVTSVCLSISKITVDATPDMNKDIKQLLINLLLPAAMYANRLHI; encoded by the exons ATGCTGATGCAGAAGATAACAAGGCAAGGAACTCTTTTATTAAATACTTATGACCTCATTGTTAGGTTTGAGTATCATCATGTGGAACACAGATTAAACTGCTCGTCAATATCACACGACGGATCGCTGGTTGTTGGTGGGTTTTCTGATTCGTCAGTGAAG GTCTGGGATATGTCAAAGATTGGCCAACCAGCAAAAATGT GTATCGTGGAAGATTCATATGCGCTCTCTGTTGCTTGCAAGCAAACACTGACGTCATTGTTGCGACTGCTGAATGCTTATAATGATGAGTCTGATTACACTGTACTTTCACATGTAACCTCT GTATGCTTAAGCATTTCTAAAATAACAGTTGATGCTACTCCTGACATGAACAAAGATATCAAACAGcttttgatcaaccttcttctccCAGCTGCCATGTATGCCAATAGGCTTCATATTTAA
- the LOC136481293 gene encoding aminopeptidase M1-B-like isoform X3: protein MLMQKITRLNCSSISHDGSLVVGGFSDSSVKVWDMSKIGQPAKMCIVEDSYALSVACKQTLTSLLRLLNAYNDESDYTVLSHVTSVCLSISKITVDATPDMNKDIKQLLINLLLPAAMYANRLHI from the exons ATGCTGATGCAGAAGATAACAAG ATTAAACTGCTCGTCAATATCACACGACGGATCGCTGGTTGTTGGTGGGTTTTCTGATTCGTCAGTGAAG GTCTGGGATATGTCAAAGATTGGCCAACCAGCAAAAATGT GTATCGTGGAAGATTCATATGCGCTCTCTGTTGCTTGCAAGCAAACACTGACGTCATTGTTGCGACTGCTGAATGCTTATAATGATGAGTCTGATTACACTGTACTTTCACATGTAACCTCT GTATGCTTAAGCATTTCTAAAATAACAGTTGATGCTACTCCTGACATGAACAAAGATATCAAACAGcttttgatcaaccttcttctccCAGCTGCCATGTATGCCAATAGGCTTCATATTTAA
- the LOC136479175 gene encoding protein FAR1-RELATED SEQUENCE 5-like — protein sequence MSDDDSLLEYSEIVMKMFGSEDDGFEFYNNYAYEKGFSVRKEYYEWDNGHNERTLRKFVCSCEGFRAEKEVRREIKKRRPRNITRCGCRAQLVIAQDPNTEQWYVKDFIDEHNHPMTEPDLACFLRSHRRISDDQKAEIVQLQISGIRKHQIMDIMVRRYGGYDKVGFTSRDLYNFCHRNKAETLFGGDARTIISYMIESKRRDPDFFFQYKTDGRGHLTRLLWCDFQCQMDYRAFGDVVVFDGTYKTNRYNLTLVPFVGVNHHKSTVLFACGILSHEDTESYVWLLRSFCDAMIQKHPVSVITDGDRAMQKAISIVWPNSSHRLCVWHIEVCIACNLHTQDLKDKVRGFLYDRCSIEKTERKWIAFLAKEKVTDKDSWLYQMYEMREIWCVAYHAGKCYLGLRSNQRSESLHSRIQFNLDRKMTLLELIQHVDHCLSKLRSNEAYLDFQASSKPCLQPYASTIEKEAANLFTPSVYLVMCSTA from the coding sequence ATGTCGGATGATGATTCTTTGCTGGAGTACAGTGAAATTGTTATGAAGATGTTTGGCAGTGAGGACGACGGATTTGAGTTTTATAACAACTACGCTTATGAGAAAGGATTTAGTGTGAGAAAGGAATACTACGAGTGGGACAACGGCCACAATGAGAGGACCCTTCGGAAGTTTGTTTGCAGCTGTGAAGGTTTCCGCGCAGAGAAGGAGGTGAGGAGGGAGATCAAGAAGCGGAGGCCGCGGAATATCACTCGTTGTGGATGCCGTGCTCAACTTGTGATTGCACAGGATCCAAACACAGAGCAATGGTATGTGAAGGATTTCATCGACGAGCACAACCATCCGATGACGGAACCAGACCTTGCTTGCTTTCTGCGTTCACATAGAAGAATCAGCGATGATCAGAAAGCAGAGATTGTGCAGTTGCAGATTTCTGGGATCCGCAAACACCAGATAATGGATATTATGGTTAGGCGGTACGGTGGGTATGATAAGGTTGGATTTACATCAAGGGACCTTTACAATTTCTGCCATCGCAACAAGGCGGAGACACTTTTCGGTGGTGATGCTCGAACAATCATCAGTTACATGATAGAATCGAAACGTAGAGATCCTGATTTCTTTTTCCAGTACAAGACTGATGGGAGAGGGCACCTGAcgagactgctctggtgtgacttTCAATGTCAGATGGATTATAGAGCGTTTGGTGATGTCGTCGTGTTTGATGGCACGTACAAAACGAATCGATACAACCTGACCCTTGTTCCTTTTGTTGGGGTGAATCACCATAAAAGCACGGTTCTTTTTGCCTGTGGAATTCTTTCTCACGAGGATACTGAGTCGTATGTGTGGCTGCTTAGGTCATTCTGTGATGCCATGATTCAGAAGCATCCGGTTTCTGTGATCACCGATGGAGACCGTGCTATGCAGAAAGCAATCAGTATTGTGTGGCCGAATTCATCGCATAGGCTATGCGTATGGCATATTGAGGTGTGCATTGCGTGTAATCTTCACACCCAGGATCTGAAGGATAAGGTTAGGGGTTTTCTTTATGATCGTTGCTCCATAGAAAAAACTGAGAGGAAATGGATAGCATTCTTGGCAAAGGAGAAAGTTACAGATAAGGACTCATGGCTGTACCAGATGTATGAGATGAGGGAAATCTGGTGTGTGGCGTATCATGCTGGTAAGTGCTACTTAGGACTGAGGAGCAACCAGCGTAGTGAGAGCCTACACTCTAGGATTCAGTTTAATCTAGATCGGAAAATGACACTGTTAGAGCTGATACAGCACGTTGACCACTGTCTTTCAAAGTTGCGCAGTAATGAAGCGTATCTGGACTTTCAAGCAAGTTCTAAGCCATGCTTACAACCATATGCTTCAACTATTGAGAAAGAGGCTGCGAATTTGTTCACACCAAGTGTTTATTTGGTGATGTGCAGTACAGCGTAA
- the LOC136481293 gene encoding aminopeptidase M1-B-like isoform X1, with product MWIVPVTSCCGSYDAQKKFLLKDKTDKINIQEFAASQSADGEKNQNIWVKLNIDQTGFYRVKYDDELAAGLVNAIKAKKLSLMDKIGIVEDSYALSVACKQTLTSLLRLLNAYNDESDYTVLSHVTSVCLSISKITVDATPDMNKDIKQLLINLLLPAAMYANRLHI from the exons ATGTGGATTGTTCCTGTAACATCATGCTGTGGCTCATATGATGCACAGAAAAAGTTCTTATTGAAAGATAAAACGGATAAGATAAATATTCAAGAATTTGCTGCTTCTCAAAGTGCAGATGGGGAGAAGAATCAAAACATTTGGGTCAAATTGAATATTGATCAAACTGGATTTTATAGAGTGAAGTATGATGATGAACTTGCAGCTGGACTTGTAAATGCAATCAAAGCAAAGAAGCTCTCATTAATGGATAAGATTG GTATCGTGGAAGATTCATATGCGCTCTCTGTTGCTTGCAAGCAAACACTGACGTCATTGTTGCGACTGCTGAATGCTTATAATGATGAGTCTGATTACACTGTACTTTCACATGTAACCTCT GTATGCTTAAGCATTTCTAAAATAACAGTTGATGCTACTCCTGACATGAACAAAGATATCAAACAGcttttgatcaaccttcttctccCAGCTGCCATGTATGCCAATAGGCTTCATATTTAA
- the LOC136481292 gene encoding receptor-like protein EIX2: MVATMHRLAATMLVLLCCCCLFLAMQQQQLQPAAGGNRASPSCIPHERDALLAFKQGVTGDPGGVLSSWRRHGRHDEQDCCRWRGVRCSNRTGHVHELRLGSGGTFPPDLFGQISPSLLALDHLEHLDLSGNDLAVPTGRLPEFLGSLKNLKYLNLSGIPFYGGVPPQLGNLSRLQYLDLSYFGGDTNSTDLSWLTHIPSLQYLNLNGVDLSTVADWPRVMNMLPSLRALHLSGCSLASANQSLPHLNLTNLEELDASGNSFHHPMVTSWFWNITSLRILYLSDTTMYGQFPDALGDMTSLQVLDLSFNYYDDDYDDGKDRIMTLDLKNLCNLEVLYLDLSHLHGDVGELFRNLPRCSLNKLQELGLSSNHLTGMLPRWMGQFMSLVVLNLGGNNLNGHVPYEIGKLSNLTHLDLNTNKLDGTITEEHFASARSLQCIDLSYNALKIEISSDWQPPSTLEYVNFASCQMGPLFPGWLQWNVSIAYLDISSAGIADRIPQWFFHAFSNVWFMNISNNQLNGTLPVDMGSMSLQELYLSSNKLTGQIPTLPPNIRTLDLSNNFLSGPLPSATRSTNLNQLSLFSNRLTGHIPKSFCKYQQLFVLDLSNNFLEGEPPLCLGVTEYMEFVTLSNNSLSGKFPSFLQNLTKVVFLDLSWNKFSGRLPMWIGSLTSLRVIRLSHNKFFGSIPMNITNLSCLQYMDLNNNKISGSLPIYLSNLKFMTNTSMMRCNDGPDRIDSHLNSLSTVWKGQELNYGSIQRIVLTSMTSIDLSSNDLTGEIPEEIVVLDALVNLNLSRNHLTGVIPKKIGEMRSLQSLDLSRNMLSGEIPATMSNLTFLSYLELSYNDLTGRIPSGVQLDTLYAGYPSMYIGNIGLCGHPLQNNCSSERHAPKQGGLGRTEEGYGIPFFYLGLGCGFVVGIWIAFGVLLFKRNWRIACFRLSDKLYDKVYVLVATWARARQTQTD; this comes from the coding sequence ATGGTTGCCACCATGCATCGCCTAGCTGCTACCATGCTCGTgttgctctgctgctgctgcttgttcctcgccatgcagcagcagcagctccagcCAGCTGCCGGTGGTAACAGAGCGAGCCCGAGCTGCATACCACACGAGAGGGACGCCCTGCTGGCATTCAAGCAAGGCGTCACCGGCGACCCTGGCGGCGTCCTCAGCTCGTGGCGGCGACACGGTCGCCACGACGAGCAAGACTGCTGCCGGTGGAGAGGCGTCCGGTGCAGCAACCGAACTGGCCACGTCCACGAGCTTCGACTTGGAAGTGGAGGCACCTTCCCACCAGATTTGTTCGGCCAGATAAGTCCTTCCTTGCTTGCTCTGGATCACCTAGAGCACCTTGACCTCAGCGGGAATGATCTAGCAGTGCCAACGGGTCGTCTTCCCGAGTTCTTGGGCTCTCTAAAGAATCTCAAGTATCTTAACCTCTCTGGCATACCATTCTACGGTGGCgtgcctccccagcttggcaACTTGTCAAGGCTGCAGTATCTAGATCTTTCCTACTTTGGGGGAGACACAAACTCGACGGATCTCTCATGGTTAACACACATTCCTTCCTTACAATATCTTAACTTGAACGGAGTGGACCTCAGCACAGTAGCGGATTGGCCTCGTGTCATGAATATGCTTCCTTCTTTGAGGGCCCTCCATCTTTCAGGCTGCTCTCTTGCAAGCGCAAACCAGTCGCTGCCACACCTGAACCTTACAAATCTCGAGGAGCTCGATGCCTCCGGGAACTCCTTCCACCATCCAATGGTGACCAGCTGGTTCTGGAACATAACAAGCCTTAGAATCCTTTACCTCAGCGACACTACTATGTACGGTCAATTTCCGGATGCTCTTGGAGACATGACATCCCTGCAAGTCCTTGATctttcatttaattattatgatGATGACTATGACGATGGGAAGGACCGCATCATGACCTTGGATCTGAAGAATCTATGCAATTTGGAGGTTCTCTACCTTGATTTGTCTCACTTACATGGCGACGTAGGTGAGCTGTTTAGGAATCTACCTCGATGTTCACTCAACAAATTGCAAGAATTGGGCCTCAGTTCGAACCATTTAACCGGGATGTTACCAAGATGGATGGGGCAATTCATGAGCTTGGTTGTTCTGAATCTAGGTGGGAACAACCTAAACGGACATGTCCCATATGAGATTGGAAAGCTTAGTAATCTGACCCATCTGGATCTAAATACAAATAAACTGGATGGCACGATAACTGAGGAACACTTTGCTAGTGCAAGGAGCTTGCAATGTATAGACTTGTCATATAATGCCCTCAAGATTGAGATCAGCTCGGACTGGCAACCACCATCTACATTAGAGTATGTAAACTTTGCATCTTGCCAGATGGGCCCACTGTTTCCTGGGTGGCTTCAGTGGAATGTGAGCATCGCCTATCTTGATATCTCAAGTGCAGGTATAGCTGATAGGATTCCACAATGGTTCTTCCATGCCTTTTCAAATGTTTGGTTCATGAACATCTCCAACAATCAACTCAACGGAACTTTGCCAGTTGATATGGGCTCCATGTCACTTCAGGAACTCTACCTCAGTTCAAACAAATTAACTGGTCAGATACCCACGCTGCCACCAAACATACGTACCTTGGACTTGTCCAATAACTTCTTGTCAGGACCTCTGCCCTCTGCTACTAGATCCACCAATCTAAACCAACTTTCTCTGTTCTCCAACCGACTCACTGGTCATATTCCAAAATCTTTTTGTAAATATCAGCAATTATTTGTGTTGGACTTATCCAACAATTTTTTGGAGGGAGAACCACCATTGTGCCTCGGGGTAACGGAATATATGGAATTTGTCACCTTAAGTAACAATAGTTTGTCAGGAAAGTTCCCGTCTTTTCTGCAAAACTTGACAAAAGTGGTCTTCCTAGATTTGTCTTGGAACAAATTCTCTGGACGATTGCCAATGTGGATTGGAAGCTTAACATCATTAAGAGTTATACGATTAAGTCACAACAAGTTCTTTGGTAGCATTCCAATGAACATCACAAACCTTTCTTGCCTTCAGTATATGGATCTAAATAACAATAAGATATCAGGCTCTCTGCCGATCTACCTATCAAATCTTAAATTTATGACAAACACATCCATGATGCGTTGTAATGACGGCCCTGATCGAATTGATTCTCATCTTAATAGTTTGTCTACGGTCTGGAAGGGGCAGGAATTGAACTATGGTTCCATTCAAAGAATTGTGCTGACAAGTATGACGAGCATTGATTTATCTTCAAACGACTTAACTGGTGAAATTCCAGAAGAAATAGTTGTTCTTGATGCTCTTGTGAATTTGAATCTGTCAAGGAACCACTTGACCGGAGTTATTCCAAAGAAGATAGGGGAAATGCGATCACTGCAATCATTGGACCTCTCGAGGAacatgctttcaggggaaataccAGCCACAATGTCAAATCTGACGTTCTTAAGTTACTTGGAATTATCATACAACGATCTTACAGGAAGAATTCCATCGGGTGTACAGCTTGATACCTTGTATGCAGGGTATCCATCTATGTACATTGGCAACATCGGTCTTTGTGGACATCCTCTTCAAAACAATTGCTCGAGTGAGCGTCATGCACCAAAGCAAGGTGGCCTGGGAAGAACTGAAGAAGGTTATGGGATACCATTCTTTTATCTTGGACTCGGGTGTGGCTTTGTGGTTGGTATATGGATTGCATTTGGTGTTTTGTTGTTCAAGAGAAACTGGAGAATTGCTTGCTTTCGACTCTCGGACAAGTTGTACGACAAAGTATATGTCCTTGTTGCTACATGGGCCAGAGCAAGACAAACACAAACTGATTAG